In the genome of Dyadobacter fermentans DSM 18053, the window TACCTCTGAAAACCACCCCTACCAACTCAAAGAACCACGATCCGCTCCTTCTGCACCACGCCGTTCTGCAACGTAATATGCAACTGGTAAATCCCCGTCGCGAGGTTCCGAGTCGAGAGTGAATGCGGCACGTTGCGGGCTTCGTACACCGTTTTGCCCTCCGTGTTCACAATCCGTAGCAGCACTGCCTCCCGGTGGTTTGAGATGAAGAGTACGTCCGAAACCGGATTGGGATAAACGTTGCCTGCGTGGTTGTCGGCGAAACGGACGCTCACGATGCGGCTGTATGCGTAAGTGCCTTCCAGGCCGTTTTTGGGCCTGTCTTTCATTTTGAGGCGGTAATAGTTCAGCCCGCCGGCAGGCGCATTATGTACCCATTGGTAATGGACGAGTACATTGCTTTCGCCCTTCGCGCGGTGCTCGCCTGCCTCGTGCCAGGTTACGGCATCCACGCTGTGTTCGATCCCGAAGGCTTCGCTGTTGCTTTCCTCCGCCGTTGTCCATTGCAAAACAGCTGCGCGGCCTTCTTTATGGATTTTAAAATCGGCGAGGGTAACCGGCAGCGCGGAACAGGCCGCTTGTATCGCCGACTGATCCTCACACCCCGGCCCGTTGCCGGTAATGCTCGCCGTGTTGGAGCCGACAAACTCACATACCGCCGAAATGGCGCAATCCGATAAGCTGGCGTTGTTCCGGATCACCAGTCCGCCGATCGTGAGCGCGGCCGTCCGCGCGCCGGAATTGCTTCGGCCGTTACTTACATTGCTACCCAGCCCCGACAGGCTCGTCAACGCCGCATTGTCGCTGATCTGTATCCATCCGATGTTCGTCAGGTTTTCCAGCCCCGAAAGATCCGTCAGCAACTCGTTGCTCCGTATGATCATGTTCGTGGCCGAAGTAAGGCTGCTGAGCCCGGCAAGACTGGTGAGCCCCTTGCTCTCCCCGATCACCAGCCAAAACACCGACCCTACACTTTCCAGGCCCGACAGGTCGGTCATCAGGTTATTATCGCTGATGTATATTTCACTCAGGTACGTGAGATTGTCGAGTCCTTTCAGGCTGGTCAGGCCGGGATTCGAGCTCACGTGCATTTGGTAAGAAACGGATGTTAAGTTTTCCAGGCCGGAGAGGTCCGCCAGCGCGTCATTCCCTCCAATATTGATCCGGCTTACACCACTCAGCTTATCCAATCCCTTCAATGTGGCCAGGCGTACGTTCGACCCGATCGAAAGAATGTCCGAAACGCCTTCCAGGCTACCCAGCCCGGAAAGGCTTGCGAGCGAATCATTGTTGGTAATGTAAAATGTGGACGCATTGACAAGGCTGTCCAGCCCTTTCAGGTTATCGAGGTTTTTATTGAAACGAATGTGGGTAGTGCCCCAAACGGCTTTCAGTTTCTTGAAACCCGTCAGATCAGGCAGCAGATCATTGCTGTAAATGAGCAGATGCTGGGCGGAGGTGATGTTTTCCAATCCCGTAAGGCTGGCCAGCTTCGGATTGGCCTGGATCGTGAGCTTGCCATTCATGACCTCAATGTTCTGTAAAGGCGTAAGGTCGGTAATGTCGGAACCCGAAATGGTAATATCTCCGTTGATGGTTTTACATGAAGCATTAAAGGAATTAACGGCCGCCTGGGTGGTCAGTTTAAGATCGAAAACGTTACAAGACTGTGCGGTTGCGAAGGAGAAAAGGAAACCATGGGATACAAAAATCCCGATGAGACTGCGTAGCGCTCTTTTCATGTCAGTAAGTGATTAACGTTGAGTAATGGGCCTGAATATAATTGATTTATAGGGCAATAGTGATTGCTGACCACAAATTTTCGACCAACGACTAGCAACCTTTCGAAACGATTTCATTTCGCTGAAATCTGACGCTTTCAAGCGGCTTGCGGCAGCGCATTACCAAGCATGGATAAATTAATTTCCATAATAAAAGATAAAAAAGTCTTTATTGTTGGGTCAGCACTTACATTTGCATTCAGGTAAGCGGCGGTGTGCCGGATCAGACGATGGGAATATTTTCAAAAACGTGCGAATATGCGATCAGGGCGGTGTTTTACATTGCCCAAAAATCGGAGGAAGGCCAGAAGGTCGGCATCCGGGAGATTGCCCTGCATATCAACTCGCCTGAGCCGTTCCTGGCAAAAATCCTTCAAAAGCTCAGTAAAGATGGCCTAGTGCTGTCGTCGAAAGGCCCGCACGGAGGATTTTACCTCGATCCCGGCGGACTGCAACGTTCCCTGGCCGACATTGTCCAGGCCATAGAAGGTGACAGCATTTTCAACGGGTGCGGAATGGGCCTCAGCTACTGCTCCCAGGCCAACCCCTGCCCTTTGCACAACGATTTCAAGAAAATCCGGAATCAGATTGTGATCATGCTGCGCAATACTTCGATCGGCAAGTTCAATGAAGGGCTCATCCAAGGGCAGCTTACCCTGAACAAATAAAAATTTTTTACCCAAATAAAGGATAAAAAAGTCTTTTATTCTAAATCTCAACATTATGTCTCCACAACAAAAAGAACTCGTAAAAGCCACAGTTCCCGTACTAAAAGAGCATGGCGTGCTGCTCACCACCCACTTTTACAACCGGATGTTTACCCATAATCCCGAATTGAAGCATCTTTTCAACATGGGTAACCAGCAAAACAAGCGCCAGCAAACCGCCCTGGCAATGGCCGTGCTGGCCTATGCCGAAAACATCGAAAATCCGGCTGTGCTGCTGCCGGTGGTGGACACCATCGGGCACAAGCATGCAAGCCTGCACATCCGCCCAGAGCATTATGCGATCGTGGGAAGGCACCTCATCGCCTCCATCGGCGAAGTGCTGGGCGATGCCGCCACACCCGAATTGCTCGAAGCCTGGACCATCGCCTACAACCAGCTGGCGGCGCTC includes:
- a CDS encoding T9SS type A sorting domain-containing protein translates to MKRALRSLIGIFVSHGFLFSFATAQSCNVFDLKLTTQAAVNSFNASCKTINGDITISGSDITDLTPLQNIEVMNGKLTIQANPKLASLTGLENITSAQHLLIYSNDLLPDLTGFKKLKAVWGTTHIRFNKNLDNLKGLDSLVNASTFYITNNDSLASLSGLGSLEGVSDILSIGSNVRLATLKGLDKLSGVSRINIGGNDALADLSGLENLTSVSYQMHVSSNPGLTSLKGLDNLTYLSEIYISDNNLMTDLSGLESVGSVFWLVIGESKGLTSLAGLSSLTSATNMIIRSNELLTDLSGLENLTNIGWIQISDNAALTSLSGLGSNVSNGRSNSGARTAALTIGGLVIRNNASLSDCAISAVCEFVGSNTASITGNGPGCEDQSAIQAACSALPVTLADFKIHKEGRAAVLQWTTAEESNSEAFGIEHSVDAVTWHEAGEHRAKGESNVLVHYQWVHNAPAGGLNYYRLKMKDRPKNGLEGTYAYSRIVSVRFADNHAGNVYPNPVSDVLFISNHREAVLLRIVNTEGKTVYEARNVPHSLSTRNLATGIYQLHITLQNGVVQKERIVVL
- a CDS encoding RrF2 family transcriptional regulator produces the protein MGIFSKTCEYAIRAVFYIAQKSEEGQKVGIREIALHINSPEPFLAKILQKLSKDGLVLSSKGPHGGFYLDPGGLQRSLADIVQAIEGDSIFNGCGMGLSYCSQANPCPLHNDFKKIRNQIVIMLRNTSIGKFNEGLIQGQLTLNK